In a single window of the Harpia harpyja isolate bHarHar1 chromosome 3, bHarHar1 primary haplotype, whole genome shotgun sequence genome:
- the LRRC4C gene encoding leucine-rich repeat-containing protein 4C — translation MLNKMTLHPQQIMIGPRFNRALFDPLLVVLLALQLLVVAGLVRAQTCPSVCSCSNQFSKVICVRKNLRDVPDGISTNTRLLNLHENQIQIIKVNSFKHLRHLEILQLSRNHIRTIEIGAFNGLANLNTLELFDNRLTTIPNGAFVYLSKLKELWLRNNPIESIPSYAFNRIPSLRRLDLGELKRLSYISEGAFEGLSNLRYLNLAMCNLREIPNLTPLVKLDELDLSGNHLTAIRPGSFQGLMHLQKLWMIQSQIQVIERNAFDNLQSLVEINLAHNNLTLLPHDLFTPLRLERIHLHHNPWNCNCDILWLSWWIKDKAPSNTACCARCHTPPSLKGRYIGELDLNYFTCYAPVIVEPPADLNVTEGMAAEMKCRASTSLTSVSWITPNGSVMTHGAYRVRIAVLSDGTLNFTKVTVQDTGLYTCMVSNSVGNTTASATLNVTALDNPGYTYFSTVTVETVEPSQDEAQTTEQVGPTPVTNWETTNMTTSLTPQSTRSTEKTFTIPVTDTNNGIPGIDEVMKTTKIIIGCFVAITLMAAVMLVIFYKMRKQHHRQNHHAPTRTVEIINVDDELTGDTPIESHLPMPAIEHEHLNHYNSYKSPFNHTTTVNTINSIHSSVHEPLLIRMNSKDNVQETQI, via the coding sequence ATGTTGAACAAGATGACCTTACATCCACAGCAGATAATGATAGGTCCTAGGTTTAACAGGGCCCTATTTGACCCCCTGCTTGTGGTGTTGTTGGCTCTTCAGCTTCTTGTGGTGGCTGGTCTAGTGAGGGCTCAAACTTGCCCTTCTGTCTGCTCCTGCAGCAACCAGTTCAGTAAAGTGATTTGCGTACGGAAAAATCTGAGAGACGTGCCAGACGGCATCTCCACCAACACCCGGTTACTCAATCTCCATGAGAACCAGATCCAAATCATTAAAGTTAATAGCTTCAAGCATCTGAGGCACCTAGAAatcctgcagctcagcaggaaTCACATCAGAACAATTGAAATAGGGGCTTTCAATGGTCTGGCCAATCTCAACACTTTGGAACTCTTTGACAATCGTCTGACCACTATCCCAAATGGGGCTTTTGTATACCTGTCAAAACTGAAGGAACTGTGGTTGAGAAACAACCCCATTGAGAGCATCCCTTCTTATGCTTTTAACAGAATCCCTTCTCTCCGGAGGTTGGATTTGGGGGAATTGAAAAGGCTTTCGTACATCTCAGAAGGTGCCTTTGAAGGTCTGTCCAACTTGAGGTATTTGAACCTTGCCATGTGCAATCTTCGAGAGATTCCTAACCTCACCCCGCTTGTAAAACTGGACGAGTTAGATCTTTCTGGGAATCACCTGACTGCCATCCGGCCAGGTTCTTTCCAAGGGTTAATGCATCTTCAGAAATTGTGGATGATACAGTCCCAGATTCAAGTGATAGAAAGGAATGCTTTCGATAACCTTCAGTCACTTGTAGAGATCAATCTGGCACACAACAATCTAACACTACTGCCTCATGACCTGTTCACACCGCTCCGCCTAGAAAGGATCCACTTGCATCACAATCCTTGGAACTGCAACTGTGATATCCTTTGGCTCAGCTGGTGGATTAAAGACAAGGCACCCTCCAATACCGCATGCTGCGCCCGTTGCCACACACCTCCTAGTTTAAAAGGAAGGTACATTGGTGAGCTGGACCTGAATTACTTTACGTGTTATGCTCCAGTCATAGTGGAGCCACCAGCAGACCTCAACGTCACAGAAGGCATGGCTGCAGAGATGAAATGCCGGGCGTCAACCTCCCTGACCTCTGTCTCTTGGATTACTCCAAATGGATCTGTCATGACGCATGGGGCCTACAGAGTTCGGATTGCTGTGCTCAGTGATGGCACATTAAATTTTACAAAGGTAACTGTGCAAGACACAGGTTTGTATACATGCATGGTGAGTAACTCTGTTGGGAATACCACGGCTTCTGCCACGCTGAATGTGACTGCCCTGGATAACCCTGGTTACACATACTTTTCTACCGTCACAGTAGAGACTGTGGAACCTTCTCAGGATGAGGCACAGACCACAGAGCAGGTTGGGCCCACACCAGTTACCAACTGGGAGACCACTAACATGACAACCTCACTCACTCCACAGAGCACAAGATCAACAGAAAAAACGTTCACCATTCCTGTGACGGACACAAACAACGGGATCCCGGGAATAGATGAGGTTATGAAGACTACCAAAATCATAATTGGTTGTTTTGTGGCTATCACTCTCATGGCTGCTGTGATGCTGGTAATTTTCTACAAAATGAGGAAACAGCATCACCGGCAGAACCATCATGCTCCAACGCGGACTGTAGAGATCATTAATGTGGATGATGAGCTTACAGGCGACACACCCATAGAGAGTCACTTGCCCATGCCAGCAATAGAGCATGAGCACCTAAATCACTATAACTCTTATAAGTCTCCTTTCAACCACACAACAACAGTTAACACAATAAATTCAATACACAGTTCAGTGCATGAACCGTTATTGATCCGAATGAACTCAAAAGACAATGTACAAGAGACTCAAATCTAA